The Natator depressus isolate rNatDep1 chromosome 23, rNatDep2.hap1, whole genome shotgun sequence sequence gcccaacccctgcagcacggcgccccccaccgaccccctgcccaccccctgcagcacggcaccccccgctgagccccccactgacccccagcctgccccctgcagcacggGCCCCCCcgacctcccaccccctgcagcctggCGCCCCCGGCACCCTCACCCTGGCAGCGCACGTGGCACAGGTTCTCTGACGGGCTCTGGGCGTCCTGGCACCACCAGCCGCTGTTGATCTGGAAGATGCCGTAGTCGGTGCTGCCGTCCGCATTGGCCCCCACGGCCGCCGTGTCGAAGCCGCTCTCGTAGAACGCCAGGCAGACCCCTGGGGGGCACAGCCCCAGAGAGACGGGGAGCGGTGTGGGGGGGCACAGCCCCCTAGAGacggggagcagtgggggggggccaCACAGCCCCAGAGAGACGGCCCATGGGGAGTGGTGTGGAAGGGGCACAGCCCCATAGAGATGGGGAGTGGTGGAAGGGGCACAGCCCCTTAGAGATGGGGAGCGGTGGAGGGGGGACACAGCCCCAGAGAGACAGGGAGCGGTGTGGGAGGGGCACATAGCCCCACAGGGAGGTCCCATGGggagtggtgtgggagggggcccagAGCCCCACAGGGAGGTCCCATGAGGGGGGTGATGCGGGAGGGGCCAACAGCCCCACAGGGAGGTCCCACGGGAAATGGTGCAGGAGGGGCCCACAGCCCCATAGGGAGGTCCCATGAGGGGGGTGATGTGGGAGGGGCCCACAGCCCCATAGGGAGGTCCCATGAGGGGGGTGATGTGGGAGGGGCCCACAGCCCCACAGGGAGGTCCCATGAGGGGGGTGATGTGGGAGGGGCCCACAGCCCCACAGGGAGGTCCCACGAGGGGGGTGATGTGGGAGGGGCCCACAGCCCCACAGGGAGGTCCCACGGGAAATGGTGCAGGAGGGGCCCACAGCCCCACAGGGAGGTCCCATGAGGGGGTGGTACGGGAGGGACCTGCAGCCCCACAGAAGAGCCCGTGGGACACAGCGGAGGGCTCACTCACAGTTGGCCAAGCTGTAGCCCTCGTATCCGTCCATCCCGttctcctgcagctcctgagCCAGCTCGCAGCGGGTGAAGATCTTCCCCCGGCCCCCCGTGCTCAGGCAGGCCAGCAGGGtcaccagccccaggacccccATCCCCGcagggctggggtcggggggcagtCGGACTGCGGATCGAGGGGAGCTGAGAGGGGGCACTCCGGGAACAGACCAACGGCACCGTCGGggaaagatggagagagagaagggggttgtATGGGGATGGccagagggtgctgggcagtggctgGGGGGCGTATGGAGATGgccaggagggtgctgggcagtggctgggagctgtatGGGGCCCCCCCTGCTCTCCGTGGCCGGGGGTCGTGGCCTCCCTTCTAGAACGCCCTGTGGTGTCATGAAGGCCCCATGTTCTAGAACCACCCCTTGGGGTTCCATGGGAGggagtgactccggattgacccggggggcgggggtgaggtcAGATTCCCACCCTACCCCCACTGCAATCGGGGtgacttcagctggagccagGCCGGAGTGCGACCCAAGGATCTCTCGGTGCCAACGGGCAGTGGGCCCAGGGGGCGCTGGGCGTTTCACGGAGATCCCCTGGCTCCGATCTATGCCCCATCGTTCACTAAGGGGTGGGGTGGTAGGTCGCTCCCAAGAGCCATTCGCCCTCTGCTGGTAGATCGACCGATTCCAGGGCCTTTGTAATTTGAGTCCGACCTCCTGTCTGCccggccagagaccttccccacaATAACTCCCGGAGCAGAAACACGGCCCAGCTTGATTTCAAAACGGCCAGGGAGGGAGACTCCACGCACCCTTTGGGAAAGTGTCCCAATGGGTAATTGCTCTGTTAGAAAAATGACACCttctttccaggctgaatttgactagcttcaacttagaatcacagaagatcagggttggaagggacctcaggaggtatctagtccaggggtcagcaacctttcagaagtggtgtgtcgagtcttcatttattcactccaatttaaggtttcgcgtgccggggatacattttaacgtttttagaaagtctctttctataagtctataatacagaactaaactattgttgtatgtcaagtaaataaggtttttaaaatgtttaagaagcttcatttaaaatgaaattaaaatgcagatcttatcagtttagtgtgatccttgcccttgcttttccttgccgAGTTTTCCACTGTCTGGCaggtatttggatactttaagctgcacacaggctcctgagtgatcagttgttaaccggctccaagagggacagaggacagatttcacgttcacacaggtatgtggatccaaatgctgaaagcattgcaaacgcaattttcttcaaactgtTAAATTTCACaggcagggacgtccagcaggtcagacCAGAGGCCCCgtgatctctctcggtagcttcaagtgcactccgcagatctccaaactttgatgcccacaattctgagctttttaactgaatgagctgcatttcgaaatcttcaacccccatccactgaaatactgACAAATCCAAGTCCctttcgttgaacttttcaggttgaattagaaaagaaagccttgggccaaatcgctggaaatcttgaaatctgtcagaaaatcccgATTCCAGTTCTTGCACGTACATTCCAGGCTCAACATCCAAGGCAGTGAGCTGGTCCACGTGGCGTGAGAGGGACGTAAGCAGcgaatcaggacttaaaaatatcccagcacggtggcgctggaacaatttttaaagtgggggtgctgagctgcgccccctcttgcccctgtctgcaccctgcactgccccaggctggggccagtgggccacagctggggatggctgcagagccctgggccggcggccgggaccccagtctggcagcagagccccccagaccggtgACCAGGACCCAgagccagcagtgggctgagcagggccagcggatggaaccccggctggcagggggccggcggccagtaccccaggccggcagcagagcccccgggaccggtggccaggacccgggcagtgtgagtgccactgaaaatcggctcgcatgctgcctttggctcgcgtgccataggttgcctacccctgatctagtccaaccccctgctcagagcaggaccaaccccacctaaatcatcccagccagggcgttgtcaagccaggcctttaaaacctctaaggatggagattcccccacctccctagggaacccattccagtgcttcaccaccctcctcgtgaaatagtgtttcctaatatccaacctagacctcccccacagcaacttgagaccattgctccttgttctgtcatctgccaccactgagaacagccgagctccatcctctttggagccccccttcagggagcTGAAGgctgcgatcaaatcccccctcactcttctcttctgcagactaaataaccccagttccctcagcctctcctcgtaagtcatgtgctccagccccctaatcatttttgttgccctccgctggactctttctaatttgtccacatccttcttgtagtggggggcccaaaactggacacaggactccagatgaggcctcaccaatgtcgaatagaggggaacgatcacgtccctcgatctgctcgctatgcccctacgtatacatcccaaaatgccattggccttcttggcaacaagggcacactgctgactcatatccagcttctcgtccactgtaacccccaggtccttttctgcagaactgctgccgagccattcggtccctagtctgtagccggtgcctgggattcttccgtcctaagtgcaggactctgcacttgtcctgttGTCacttagacctttgtctgctagattgaagagcccattattaaatattagtCCCCTAAGTGGGGCAccttgttgaatttcatgttGCTGGCTACAGCTCAGTCCtacaatttatcaagatccctttgactTTTAATTCTGTCCTCCCAAGGGTTTGCAACCCCCTCCtcgctttgtgtcatctgcagattggATCAGTCTGCTCTCTATCCCTACGGCTGTTAAATGACACcggtcccagaacagatccctgtggggaGATAGagaatgatgggctctaaattagctgctgccactcaagaaaaagatcttggagtcatggtggagagttctctgaaaacagcggcagtcaaaaaatcgCACAGAATGGTgagtcattaggaaagggatagagaataaaaccgaaaatatcctattgcttctatataaatccatggcccacccacatctggaatactgcgtgcagatgtggtcgccccatctcaaaaaaagatagactggaactgggaaaggtacagaaaagggcaacaaaaatgatgaggggtctggaacggcttccgtatgaggagagattaacgagactgggacttttcagcttggaaaagaaacgagTAAGGCGGGATACGATTTGGGTCTGTAaactcatgactggtgtggagaaagcaaagcagggagtgttatttactccttctcaaaacaTGAGAagtaggggtcacccagtgaaattaacaggcagcaggtttaagacaaacaaaaggaagtatttcttcacgcaacgcaccatcaacctgtggaaatccttgtcaggggatggtgtgaaggccaagaccataaaagGGTCCAAAAAAGAACCAGCTAAACTCagggaggatcggtccatcaatggctattagccaggatgggcagggatggggtcccgagcctctgtttgccagaagctgggaatgggccctggggatggatcactggatgatgacctgttctgttcattccctctggggcacctggcactggccactgtcggaagacaggacactgggctagatggacctttgctctgacccagtctggccattcctgGAGGGAGGTTCCCACTCAAGACCGCCCACCAATCCCTCGTCCTTCCATTAATAATGACTCTTCgtttgcggttgtttaaccaTTTATAGagccacttaatggtagttctactGAGCCCGCATGTCTCCAGCTCACGTCTCAGGACGTCACGGAAGGAAATCGGCAAGAGGAAACCAAACCGGCCCACGTGCAGAGACCGGGCAGCTGGGCTGACCAGGGGGATGGAGGAAACTGGGGGAGGCTGCCTTGTTTAGGGGAGCAAAAAGAAGGCTCTAGGGGGCTCTGATTACTCTCGATAGCTACATGGGGAGGAAGGGCTAAGCCCCGGGGCTGGAGAAGAGTGACGGAAGCTAAGGGGAGATGTAAACAAATGGGCAGAAACGTGCCacgaacaaattcaggctggaaattagaagacgGTTTCTACTCATCAGCAGGGTGAGGCTCGGGACCAGCCCCCCACTAGGAGTGGGGGGTTGGGAGCAAACAACTTAACTACTTTGAAAAGCGAGCGGATGAGGGCAGTCACAGGCCGAGTTGCTTGtgagagcagggacagggctcagctgccccagggctccctTCTGGGTTACATCGTATGTCCCTAatgttcatgcttcagggctccCACCGGTCACtgacaggggtcaggaagggatttttcccctGGTCAATTTGGCAGGGacctggcagaggggaggaggttccccttcctctgcagtatgggatGTGGGTCATTCACCGGGATTATCTGGGTGTCTCTCCCTTAATCCCTTCCCAGCCATTGGGGGCCTCGGGCGTTGGTGCACCCCGGTTCCTCCTCTCTGCACAGCGCAGTCACGTCTCCCATGGGCTGTGATACGTGGGTCTCGTTCGGCCATGGGGGTTGGGGCGCTGGCGCCAGGGGGTGGCCGGTGAGATCCAGAACTCAGACTGGGTGAGCGGGGCTCCTCTGGCCTTGAAGTCAGAGAAGCCATGAACACACAGAGAGCAGGGttcctcccctccagcagggggcagcaggggatggggacacacacacacactgcagggtctgtcccctccagcagggggcagcacggacatacatacacacaccccccacagggacagtcccctccagcagggggcagcaggggcacaCAGAGGGAGAACATGGTATACACTTTGGGGCTGCTTTCGCCATCGGGACACTTCCCTCGCTGATcagacccctctccccatccTCTTTCCCTTACCCCAGCATCTGGAACTCCCTCGGGGTCCCTCTGCCTGCAGTGACAGGGCCCCTTGCCGTTCCAGACACCCCGTCGCCCCATGCcggccccctgccccgagcccagCGACCCCACAAGTCCAGCGAACTCGGCGCTCGAAGGGACAGGTTTATtgaccttccccttccccatccctggagtCTAACTATCCCTTGTGCGTGGGGGGCCCCTCGCCCAGCCCCGCTGTCGGGGCCGGACTCAGAAGCCGGCTGGGTCCTTGGAGATGGGCGCCAAGGTCCTCTGGCCAGATCACAGGTTGCAGGAAGCCACCCAGTGACTCAGGTCCCGGCCCCTGCAATGGTCGCGCCACGGCATCCTGACAGGGCAGAGAAGAAAGGTGAGGGGACAGGAGCAATGAAgacactgagatgcagccacctctggggcagggcagcaggggaCCAGCCGCACATAACGCCACCTGGGGACGGCTCGCCCTACGCTgcgctgcagccacctctgggggagAGTGGCTGCGAAACAGCTGCACATAACAGGGATGGCTCATCCCGCAATGAGCATCAGTTCTACATTATCCTGTGTGGTGGTACATTATATAACACCATGGATCGCACTGCACTTGCTGTGTTCTCTGGTGCTACATAATCCGTCCATTTGTTGTATTGTGTAGTGATTCTCAGGGTTGCAAAAAGACAGAGCTAAGagtggagatagatagatagatagaaaggtagtgggggtgggtggggatggatagatagatagatagatagatagatagatagatagtgggggtgggtggggatagatagataaatagatagatagatagatagtgggggtgggtggggatagatagatagatagatagatagatagtgggggtgggtggggatggatagatagatagatagatagatagatagatagatagatagaaagagggggtggatggaaatagatagatagatagtgggggtgggtggggatagatagatagatagatagatagatagatagatagatagatagatagatagatagagggggtgggtggggatagata is a genomic window containing:
- the LOC141976182 gene encoding lysozyme C, milk isozyme-like, encoding MEPQGVVLEHGAFMTPQGVLEGRPRPPATESRGGPIQLPATAQHPPGHLHTPPSHCPAPSGHPHTTPFSLSIFPRRCRWSVPGVPPLSSPRSAVRLPPDPSPAGMGVLGLVTLLACLSTGGRGKIFTRCELAQELQENGMDGYEGYSLANWVCLAFYESGFDTAAVGANADGSTDYGIFQINSGWWCQDAQSPSENLCHVRCQDLLNPDIKDDINCAKRVVQDPQGMEAWDDWKNHCEKQDLTEWIESCNL